In Symmachiella dynata, the following are encoded in one genomic region:
- a CDS encoding pilus assembly protein TadG-related protein: MRTIPTPSRDTGRCHNADGHAPNIGRSGKVIVLLAIMLPTLFGIVGLVIDGGMIMDGHRQLQHSADAAATAAARDLQLNNTAAVAVETATDLVQNGNQLPDAGVTVNIPPTSGLYAGQSDHVEVIITQNYRSRFMQILTGTANNNVQARAVAGVQDATAGAAVVVLDPDPADASYPTTAEIAAIVDNEQLIDAAIEQSGVANMLSSVPVVGGIASSLIEVQLEDLLPGVVGNLLDDAIACIPETGLPTLTAGLEVEGLGRFLVDGSILVNNQWGGVDENGDPAGAAEPFPYAVSCMPLLPLTRVLARDIRVVGGVDDQDYYLPFDVNDSNPLQASRLPVPDPFANLPVPSVTSDEDNVSATIHNPADLVVVTLSNAQTQQLLDSVTGQLSILLRPLFAPLVDPLTSLLTERVIEPGVYNSITALSPLGGVRFEPGVYIIRGVNPATQISLSLIGPVQAEGVLFYITESSGYNVANGAPDAAEDPDTVPDNPLLGLMPSTLITPLIPGGRMTGLNDPGSPFHGMLIFQQRLDRRPIVIEAQQLVGSGDISGTIYAKWGHTIFVGAAGSYDLRFVTGTMRVVTVADSTLAPTNLLPAASDVFLLE; this comes from the coding sequence ATGAGAACGATACCAACGCCATCCCGAGATACCGGCCGCTGTCACAACGCTGACGGTCATGCGCCGAACATAGGCCGCAGCGGCAAGGTCATTGTCCTGCTCGCGATCATGTTGCCGACGTTGTTCGGTATCGTGGGATTAGTGATCGACGGCGGGATGATCATGGATGGACACCGGCAACTGCAACACTCCGCCGACGCAGCGGCAACGGCAGCTGCCAGGGATCTGCAATTGAACAACACCGCCGCTGTTGCTGTCGAGACCGCAACGGACTTGGTGCAAAACGGCAACCAATTGCCAGACGCGGGTGTGACGGTCAATATCCCACCGACCAGTGGATTGTATGCCGGCCAATCCGACCACGTGGAAGTCATCATCACGCAGAATTATCGCTCGCGGTTTATGCAGATTCTCACGGGTACGGCCAATAACAATGTTCAAGCCAGAGCCGTGGCTGGCGTACAAGATGCGACTGCCGGGGCGGCGGTTGTCGTCCTGGACCCAGACCCTGCCGATGCGAGCTATCCGACCACTGCCGAAATCGCAGCGATCGTTGACAACGAACAACTGATCGACGCTGCCATTGAGCAATCCGGCGTGGCGAACATGCTCTCGTCTGTGCCGGTTGTGGGGGGGATTGCTAGTTCCTTGATCGAAGTCCAGCTTGAAGACTTGCTGCCCGGAGTGGTGGGCAATCTCCTCGACGATGCGATTGCCTGTATTCCTGAAACAGGGTTACCCACATTGACGGCCGGCCTGGAAGTCGAAGGCTTGGGACGGTTCCTCGTCGATGGCTCGATTCTGGTGAATAACCAGTGGGGTGGTGTTGACGAGAATGGCGACCCAGCTGGTGCGGCGGAACCTTTTCCATATGCAGTTTCGTGCATGCCCTTGCTACCTCTTACCAGGGTGCTGGCGCGCGACATCCGTGTGGTCGGCGGCGTCGATGATCAGGACTACTACCTGCCATTTGACGTGAATGACTCCAATCCCCTGCAAGCCAGCCGCCTGCCGGTCCCTGATCCATTCGCCAATTTACCGGTCCCCTCCGTGACGAGCGACGAAGACAACGTCAGTGCGACGATCCACAATCCTGCTGACCTCGTTGTCGTCACTTTGTCCAACGCTCAGACGCAACAACTTTTGGACAGCGTGACCGGGCAGTTATCGATCCTGCTCCGGCCGCTGTTTGCACCGCTTGTCGACCCATTGACATCGCTATTGACCGAACGTGTGATTGAACCAGGAGTCTACAACTCCATCACCGCGCTTTCGCCACTTGGTGGCGTCCGTTTTGAACCGGGGGTTTACATCATTCGCGGAGTTAATCCCGCGACCCAGATTTCTTTAAGTCTCATCGGACCAGTGCAAGCCGAAGGGGTGCTATTTTATATCACCGAGTCGTCTGGTTACAACGTGGCCAATGGGGCCCCTGATGCGGCCGAAGATCCCGACACCGTACCGGATAACCCGCTATTAGGTTTAATGCCCAGCACACTGATCACGCCGTTGATTCCTGGGGGCCGCATGACCGGACTCAACGATCCGGGTAGCCCATTTCACGGAATGCTCATCTTCCAGCAACGGCTCGATCGGCGGCCGATCGTCATCGAAGCACAGCAACTGGTCGGCAGCGGCGATATCTCCGGCACGATCTATGCCAAATGGGGGCACACGATCTTTGTCGGAGCAGCAGGGTCGTACGATCTGCGTTTCGTGACCGGCACGATGCGGGTTGTGACCGTAGCTGATTCGACGTTGGCCCCAACCAATCTGCTCCCAGCAGCATCGGACGTTTTTTTGTTGGAATAG
- a CDS encoding PAS domain-containing sensor histidine kinase, which translates to MTINLILISAAIAVIAIGLQERHRAVIARRLSDASIRLRTLEDAVGYATLRVGSTGKIRSWNRMASQLFGYGANAPFPKNVATLVQSTDGNDFSQRISACVNNPAVEHSRPRIEALATDHEGNTLPVRVALRGITETRERECMVIIEDQTHQEHSRRELQRYADQLLLTKKALESQNAHLESTIEIRTEELRRTTEAAESANAAKSEFLANMSHELRTPLHGILSFARFGVQRMEKATHEKLSEYFVNIETCGNTLLYLVNQLLDLAKLESRTIHLDKQQWDSATIVSEVIREFHAMSEERKVSIQLHTRGGETDVCVDRDKFSQVVRNVLGNALKVSPPEGRIDVDLESDGRRLIIQIADQGPGIAEEELEQIFEKFVQSTRTNTGAGGTGLGLAICREIIEQHAGNIWAQNRTPCGAVVSIEIPFDNPQPTDELTNPQTASELNGPEFPYQQAQPMSHLHEELKC; encoded by the coding sequence ATGACCATAAATTTGATCCTCATCTCCGCAGCAATCGCCGTCATTGCAATCGGACTACAGGAACGGCACCGCGCGGTCATCGCGCGGCGCCTCAGCGATGCATCGATTCGGCTGCGAACCCTTGAGGATGCCGTCGGTTATGCGACGTTGCGCGTCGGTTCAACGGGCAAAATACGGTCCTGGAATCGGATGGCATCGCAATTATTCGGCTACGGAGCTAACGCGCCGTTTCCTAAGAATGTCGCAACGTTGGTTCAATCCACGGACGGCAACGATTTTTCACAACGGATCAGCGCATGTGTCAACAATCCCGCGGTCGAGCATTCGCGGCCGCGCATTGAAGCGCTCGCGACCGACCATGAGGGGAACACGTTGCCGGTGCGGGTGGCCTTACGAGGAATTACGGAGACGCGTGAACGGGAATGCATGGTGATTATCGAGGATCAGACCCATCAAGAACATTCTCGACGCGAACTACAACGGTACGCCGACCAACTGTTGCTGACCAAAAAGGCATTGGAATCGCAAAATGCGCATTTGGAATCCACGATCGAAATTCGGACCGAGGAATTACGACGTACGACCGAAGCTGCCGAGTCGGCCAATGCAGCGAAGTCAGAGTTTTTGGCAAACATGTCCCACGAGTTGCGAACTCCGCTGCACGGAATATTGAGTTTTGCCCGGTTCGGCGTGCAGCGAATGGAAAAGGCGACTCACGAAAAGTTATCGGAGTATTTCGTAAACATCGAAACTTGCGGCAACACCTTGCTGTACCTCGTCAATCAATTGCTGGACTTAGCCAAACTCGAATCGCGGACCATCCATCTCGACAAACAGCAATGGGATTCGGCAACGATTGTTAGTGAGGTCATCCGGGAATTCCACGCCATGTCGGAGGAGCGCAAGGTTTCGATTCAACTACACACCCGGGGAGGGGAGACCGACGTTTGTGTGGATCGCGACAAATTCTCGCAAGTCGTGCGGAATGTTTTGGGCAATGCGCTCAAAGTCTCGCCTCCCGAGGGAAGGATTGATGTCGACTTAGAGAGTGATGGCCGGCGATTGATCATTCAAATCGCCGATCAGGGACCGGGCATCGCCGAAGAGGAATTGGAACAGATCTTTGAAAAGTTTGTGCAATCAACCCGCACGAATACGGGCGCCGGCGGGACGGGACTCGGTTTGGCGATCTGCCGTGAGATCATCGAACAACACGCCGGGAACATTTGGGCCCAAAACCGAACGCCGTGCGGCGCTGTTGTCAGTATCGAGATCCCCTTCGACAACCCGCAACCAACGGATGAACTGACCAACCCACAAACCGCCTCGGAGTTGAACGGACCGGAGTTCCCCTATCAGCAAGCCCAACCGATGTCTCACCTTCATGAGGAACTGAAATGCTAG